A portion of the Brockia lithotrophica genome contains these proteins:
- a CDS encoding PaaD-like protein (DUF59) involved in Fe-S cluster assembly yields the protein MEFDEIDLTDIAPINFVGVSEEEKEKILDALGKVVDPEVGVDIINLGLVYDVVRREDGVLHVKMTMTSMGCPFTPLILAETRKVLEALRLFSGVDVELVWTPPWDMKTRLSALAKIAFGVFE from the coding sequence GTGGAGTTCGACGAAATCGACCTCACGGATATCGCGCCCATCAACTTCGTGGGCGTATCCGAAGAGGAGAAGGAAAAGATCCTCGACGCTTTGGGCAAGGTTGTGGACCCAGAAGTCGGGGTCGACATCATCAACCTCGGCCTCGTGTACGACGTCGTGCGCCGCGAGGACGGAGTACTCCACGTCAAGATGACGATGACGTCCATGGGATGCCCCTTTACCCCCCTCATCCTCGCGGAGACGCGCAAGGTGCTCGAGGCACTCCGCCTCTTTTCCGGCGTCGACGTGGAGCTCGTCTGGACGCCCCCGTGGGACATGAAGACGCGCCTTTCCGCCCTGGCGAAGATCGCTTTTGGGGTTTTCGAGTGA
- a CDS encoding [NiFe] hydrogenase metallocenter assembly protein HypD — protein METQVRAEDRIAQAIEKTKDPALARELLREVRRLAEKFLEAHGRPAAFMEVCGSHTHALAEFGIKYALRDVLKLLSGPGCPVCVTDQQEIDAMIALADGEDRIITTFGDMLRVPGSRGSLMKVKAEGRADVRVVYSPSDAVEIAQRHPDKQVIFLGVGFETTIPVLAAAVYEAESLGLENFSMWMSGKLVEPIVRYLLDTGETHIDAFILPGHVATILGRKGFLWLAEEYGVNGVISGFEMNEILSSLYILLDLVLKGKAEIVNNYPYVVREEGNPGAWKLAEKYFMPVDMAWREIDVIPKSGMGFRPEYAHFDAKKRFPVTVGKPKPTACRCGEVIRGLIEPEECPLFGKACTPAHPIGPCMVSSEGACAAHYKYLRQ, from the coding sequence ATGGAAACCCAGGTGCGCGCCGAAGACCGCATTGCCCAGGCGATCGAAAAGACGAAAGACCCGGCGCTTGCGCGGGAGCTTTTGCGCGAAGTCCGGAGGTTGGCGGAAAAGTTTCTCGAAGCGCACGGGCGTCCGGCGGCGTTCATGGAGGTTTGCGGCTCGCACACACACGCCCTCGCCGAATTCGGGATCAAGTACGCCCTCCGGGACGTCCTCAAGCTCCTCTCCGGTCCGGGATGTCCCGTGTGCGTCACGGACCAGCAGGAGATCGACGCGATGATCGCCCTCGCGGACGGCGAGGACCGGATCATCACGACGTTCGGCGACATGCTCCGCGTCCCCGGTTCGCGCGGCTCGCTCATGAAGGTCAAGGCGGAGGGGCGGGCGGACGTACGCGTCGTGTACTCCCCCTCCGATGCCGTGGAAATCGCCCAAAGACACCCGGATAAGCAGGTGATCTTCCTCGGTGTAGGCTTTGAGACGACGATTCCCGTTCTCGCCGCAGCGGTGTACGAGGCGGAGAGCCTAGGCCTCGAAAACTTCTCCATGTGGATGTCGGGAAAGCTCGTAGAGCCCATCGTGCGCTACCTCTTGGACACCGGGGAGACGCACATCGACGCCTTCATCCTCCCCGGACACGTGGCGACCATCCTCGGACGCAAGGGCTTCCTCTGGCTCGCCGAGGAGTACGGCGTAAACGGCGTGATCTCCGGTTTCGAGATGAACGAAATCCTGAGCTCGCTCTACATCCTCCTCGACCTCGTCCTCAAGGGCAAGGCGGAGATCGTGAACAACTACCCGTACGTCGTGCGCGAAGAGGGGAACCCCGGCGCCTGGAAGCTCGCGGAAAAGTACTTCATGCCCGTGGACATGGCCTGGCGGGAGATCGACGTGATCCCCAAGAGCGGCATGGGCTTCCGTCCCGAATACGCCCACTTCGACGCCAAGAAGCGGTTTCCCGTGACCGTAGGCAAGCCGAAGCCGACGGCGTGTCGCTGCGGCGAGGTCATCCGCGGTCTCATCGAGCCCGAAGAATGCCCGCTCTTCGGGAAGGCGTGCACGCCCGCCCACCCGATCGGCCCTTGCATGGTTTCCTCGGAAGGCGCGTGTGCGGCACACTACAAGTACCTGCGCCAGTGA
- a CDS encoding CrcB protein yields the protein MMAGLFVFAGGFLGAILRYLVSAPLNTRAFASGAALPWGTLVVNLSGAFLFGILDAALPLPSPFRPLLLAGFLGGYTTFSALMLEIDDRWQNRRPAAIVYAGVSFFGGPIAVLFGSLFAHR from the coding sequence ATGATGGCGGGGCTTTTCGTTTTTGCAGGCGGGTTTCTCGGGGCGATCCTCCGCTATCTGGTGAGCGCACCTTTGAACACCCGTGCGTTTGCAAGCGGCGCGGCGCTTCCGTGGGGAACCCTGGTCGTCAATCTGAGCGGGGCATTTTTGTTCGGTATACTAGACGCTGCACTTCCTCTTCCGTCCCCGTTTCGGCCACTTCTTCTTGCGGGCTTTCTCGGCGGGTATACGACGTTTTCTGCCCTGATGCTCGAGATCGACGACCGGTGGCAAAACCGCCGACCGGCGGCGATCGTCTATGCGGGAGTTTCTTTTTTTGGCGGCCCTATTGCTGTTTTGTTCGGCTCTTTATTCGCGCATCGGTAA
- a CDS encoding [NiFe] hydrogenase metallocenter assembly protein HypE produces MPKHISIEHGEGGEMTHELIRDLFVKYFGHADEAKFDAAVLDLPGSRIAFTTDTFTVKPPFFSGGNIGKLAVAGTVNDLAVSGAEPLYLSAGFVLEEGLSFDDLERIVASMAEEASKTGVRIITGDTKVVEKGSADRIYINTSGVGVVHSGWELHPEEIAVGDVIIVNGTIGDHGVAILAARGELGVATDLPTDSTSLYPLIRAVRDAGVRIRAMRDPTRGGLATTLVEIAEDFGVVVELDQEAIPLKPEVEGACEILGLDPLFLANEGKVVFIVPEADAEKALAVMRSREEGREAAIIGRVVGRGEEGKLLLRSPLGSRRRVFRLLGMQLPRIC; encoded by the coding sequence ATGCCCAAGCACATCAGCATCGAACACGGCGAAGGCGGCGAAATGACCCACGAGCTCATCCGCGACCTCTTCGTGAAGTACTTCGGTCACGCCGATGAGGCGAAATTCGATGCCGCCGTTCTCGACCTTCCCGGTTCGCGCATCGCCTTTACGACGGACACGTTTACGGTGAAACCACCGTTCTTTTCCGGCGGAAACATCGGCAAGCTCGCCGTCGCCGGCACGGTAAACGACCTCGCCGTGAGCGGTGCGGAGCCCCTCTACCTCTCGGCGGGCTTCGTCCTCGAGGAAGGTCTCTCCTTCGACGACCTCGAGCGGATCGTGGCTTCCATGGCCGAAGAGGCATCCAAGACGGGCGTACGGATCATCACGGGGGATACGAAGGTCGTGGAAAAGGGGAGCGCCGACAGGATCTACATCAACACTTCGGGCGTCGGCGTCGTCCACTCGGGATGGGAACTTCACCCGGAGGAAATCGCGGTAGGCGACGTGATCATCGTGAACGGCACGATCGGCGACCACGGCGTGGCCATCCTCGCCGCGCGGGGCGAGCTCGGCGTGGCGACGGACCTCCCCACCGACAGCACCTCGCTGTACCCCTTGATCCGCGCCGTGCGAGACGCGGGAGTCCGGATTCGCGCGATGCGCGACCCGACGCGCGGCGGCCTCGCCACCACCCTCGTAGAAATCGCGGAGGACTTCGGCGTGGTCGTTGAACTCGATCAGGAAGCGATCCCCCTCAAGCCCGAAGTCGAAGGTGCGTGCGAGATCCTCGGCCTCGATCCGCTGTTTCTCGCCAACGAAGGCAAGGTCGTCTTCATCGTTCCCGAGGCAGATGCCGAAAAGGCCCTTGCCGTTATGCGCTCGCGCGAAGAAGGGCGCGAGGCGGCGATCATCGGACGCGTTGTAGGTCGGGGCGAAGAAGGAAAACTCCTCCTCCGAAGCCCACTCGGTTCGCGCCGCCGCGTATTTCGTCTTTTGGGCATGCAGCTTCCGCGGATTTGCTGA